In Quercus robur chromosome 10, dhQueRobu3.1, whole genome shotgun sequence, a genomic segment contains:
- the LOC126703832 gene encoding acetyl-CoA-benzylalcohol acetyltransferase-like, with the protein MTNALRVRMKVQIISRKLIKPATPTPPHLKSFKSSSIDQLAPEAYVPFIVYYDANGDKNENDGRRKRLQKSLSEILTLYYPLAGRYIKDKQLVDCNDEGVEYLEAQVSGKLAQLLQGELKPELLNPLVPNAMPSATTPLAFVQVNMFDCSGLAIVLLFAHFIADGISATTFFNAWATSCKSARINEVIHPRFDLASFFPPKENVVPAKPPKNNPGAPIITRRFVFNGAAITSLKAIAKGSACDSDQLLTKRKPSRVMVVTALIWKALIAVAQAKHGHLRASILCHSLNLRRRTALPIPDNSFGNFYMVANARFGGDRESDVELHELVGSLHDSIRNVLDDCKKPQNGDDLISMMTNSLRVVDEELERGETDIFMFTSWCRFCVYEADFGWGKPTWLSSIAVPMEMVGLHDTKDGDGIEAWMSLHENAMLLFQNYPQIKAFTSQI; encoded by the coding sequence GTGAGGATGAAAGTTCAAATCATATCAAGAAAGTTGATAAAACCAGCAACTCCAACTCCACCTCACCTTAAGAGTTTCAAATCATCATCCATAGACCAGCTTGCCCCTGAAGCATATGTGCCATTTATTGTTTACTACGATGCCAATGgggacaaaaatgaaaatgatggaAGGAGGAAGCGTTTGCAGAAATCACTTTCAGAAATCTTAACCCTCTATTACCCTTTGGCTGGTAGatatatcaaagataagcaACTAGTTGACTGTAATGATGAGGGGGTGGAATACTTGGAAGCCCAAGTAAGTGGCAAGCTTGCTCAACTTCTCCAAGGAGAACTCAAACCCGAGCTGTTGAATCCTCTTGTTCCGAATGCAATGCCATCTGCAACTACTCCTTTAGCATTTGTTCAAGTCAACATGTTTGATTGCAGTGGCCTAGCCATTGTGCTGCTCTTTGCGCATTTCATAGCCGATGGGATTTCAGCGACTACGTTTTTCAATGCATGGGCTACATCATGCAAATCAGCACGGATCAATGAAGTGATTCACCCAAGATTCGACCTGGCTTCTTTCTTCCCACCAAAAGAGAATGTTGTACCTGCAAAGCCCCCTAAGAATAATCCTGGAGCTCCAATCATCACGAGAAGGTTTGTGTTCAATGGTGCTGCAATAACAAGCCTAAAAGCCATTGCCAAAGGTAGTGCTTGTGATTCTGATCAATTATTAACAAAACGCAAACCTTCACGGGTAATGGTAGTGACAGCATTAATATGGAAGGCTCTCATTGCTGTGGCACAAGCTAAACATGGGCACTTAAGGGCCTCTATTTTGTGTCATTCATTGAACCTGCGCAGAAGGACAGCTCTGCCAATACCAGATAACTCTTTTGGAAATTTCTACATGGTGGCCAATGCTCGGTTTGGTGGAGATAGAGAAAGCGATGTGGAGTTGCATGAATTGGTGGGTTCACTTCATGATTCAATAAGGAATGTGCTTGATGACTGTAAGAAACCACAAAATGGGGATGATTTGATTTCCATGATGACTAACTCCTTGAGAGTGGTTGATGAAGAACTTGAAAGAGGTGAGACCGATATATTTATGTTCACTAGCTGGTGCCGATTCTGTGTGTATGAAGCGGATTTTGGTTGGGGAAAGCCTACTTGGTTGAGCAGTATAGCCGTTCCTATGGAAATGGTTGGTCTGCATGACACCAAAGATGGTGATGGAATTGAGGCATGGATGAGTTTGCACGAAAATGCTATGCTTCTATTTCAGAATTATCCACAGATTAAAGCCTTTACCTCCCAAATCTAG
- the LOC126703511 gene encoding acetyl-CoA-benzylalcohol acetyltransferase-like encodes MKVQIVSRKLVKPSTPTPPHLRSFKTSSIDQLAPQAYVPIILYYHASNGDEIDGKRKRLEKSLSEILTLYYPLAGRYINDNKVVDCNDDGVEYLEAQVSSQLAQLLQEEVIKLELLNNLAPFAMVSANTPLALVQVNMFECGGLAIGFLFSHIIADGIAATTFLNAWATACCIAGINGVIRPSFDLASFFPPKENIAVVRPKNLGALIITRRFVFNGAAITSLKAIAKGGACDSESLTKQQPSRVMVVTALIWKALIAVEQAKHGHLRSSILCHSLSLRRRTALPIPDNSFGNLYMMAKARFDGECGDSESKMELHELVGLLDDSLRNALADSKKPQSGDDLVSMITNSSREIGEELEIGETDVFIFSSWCRFPLYEADFGWGKPIWVSNRPKPVEIVNLMDTKDGDGIEAWVHLNEKDMLRFQTHPDITAFTSHQI; translated from the coding sequence ATGAAGGTCCAAATTGTATCAAGAAAGTTGGTAAAGCCATCAACTCCAACCCCACCTCACCTTAGGAGTTTCAAAACATCATCGATAGACCAACTTGCTCCTCAAGCATATGTGCCCATCATTTTGTACTACCATGCCAGCAATGGAGACGAAATTGATGGAAAGAGGAAGCGTTTGGAGAAATCACTTTCAGAAATCTTAACCCTCTATTACCCTTTAGCTGGGAGATACATCAATGATAATAAAGTAGTTGACTGTAATGATGACGGGGTGGAATACTTGGAAGCCCAAGTAAGTAGTCAGCTTGCTCAACTTCTCCAAGAAGAAGTGATCAAACTTGAGCTGTTGAATAATCTTGCTCCCTTTGCAATGGTATCAGCAAATACTCCTTTAGCACTTGTTCAAGTCAACATGTTTGAGTGCGGTGGTCTAGCCATTGGGTTTCTCTTTTCGCATATTATAGCTGATGGAATTGCAGCCACTACATTCCTCAATGCATGGGCAACAGCATGTTGTATAGCAGGGATCAATGGAGTGATTCGCCCGAGTTTCGATCTGGCTTCTTTTTTCCCACCAAAAGAGAATATAGCTGTTGTGCGCCCCAAGAATCTTGGAGCTCTAATCATCACCAGAAGGTTTGTGTTCAATGGGGCAGCAATCACAAGCCTAAAAGCCATTGCCAAAGGTGGTGCTTGTGATTCAGAATCATTAACAAAACAACAACCTTCACGGGTAATGGTGGTGACTGCATTAATATGGAAGGCTCTCATTGCTGTGGAACAAGCTAAACATGGGCACTTGAGGTCCTCTATTCTGTGTCATTCATTGAGCCTGCGCAGAAGGACGGCTCTGCCAATACCAGATAACTCATTTGGGAACCTCTACATGATGGCCAAAGCTCGATTTGATGGAGAGTGTGGAGACAGTGAGAGCAAGATGGAGTTGCATGAATTGGTGGGCTTACTTGATGATTCACTAAGGAATGCTCTTGCTGACAGCAAGAAACCGCAAAGCGGGGATGATTTGGTTTCCATGATCACCAACTCCTCAAGAGAGATCGGTGAAGAACTTGAAATAGGTGAGACTGATGTCTTTATTTTCAGTAGCTGGTGTCGGTTCCCTCTGTATGAAGCGGATTTTGGTTGGGGAAAACCTATTTGGGTGAGCAATAGACCCAAACCTGTGGAAATAGTTAATCTAATGGACACAAAAGATGGTGATGGAATTGAGGCATGGGTGCACCTGAATGAAAAAGACATGCTTCGGTTTCAAACTCATCCGGACATTACAGCCTTCACCTCCCACCAAATCTAG
- the LOC126702613 gene encoding protein FAR1-RELATED SEQUENCE 5-like encodes MIWELEGMLTFMVLLYSIRMKRNVEDKLYKRPTKSSLFEVKSFYRVLTNGGFQTFPWKSIWSVKIPLKTTFFTWTAVMGRVLTIDDLCHHMGIVSMGYASRIIDVLACWKGWFTRRGFGDAWCAVPFCLMWLIWKKCNCKAFEVDMEVDDGNGRLETSAAGEQSTCDVDTNQEPYVGMDFESEEAARAFYNKYAKQEGFLTRVLSSRKSERDRSIISRGLGCRGGSVNRKQDGQREVCTAMILLKREKSGRWVVRKFVRDHNHPLVVQLQKSHRIIDEKDRKIQELTAELRVKKRLSSAYREQLLKLMKDVEDHNEHLRTKVELVFDNLREFEAKRKEVSDRK; translated from the exons ATGATTTGGGAATTGGAAGGGATGCTCACTTTTATGGTACTTCTCTACTCAATAAGAATGAAGAGGAATGTGGAAGATAAGTTGTATAAACGGCCTACTAAAAGTAGTTTATTTGAGGTTAAGTCTTTTTATAGAGTTCTTACCAATGGAGGTTTCCAGACTTTTCCCTGGAAGAGTATATGGAGCGTCAAAATTCCACTCAAGACTACCTTTTTTACTTGGACTGCTGTTATGGGTAGGGTCCTCACGATTGATGATCTTTGCCATCATATG GGTATAGTTTCAATGGGTTATGCCTCAAGGATCATTGATGTGTTGGCCTGCTGGAAGGGATGGTTCACTAGAAGGGGTTTTGGTGATGCGTGGTGTGCAGTACCTTTTTGCCTGATGTGGTTGATTTGGAAGAAGTGTAACTGTAAAGCATTTGAAG TGGATATGGAAGTGGATGATGGAAATGGGAGATTAGAAACTTCTGCTGCAGGGGAACAAAGTACATGTGATGTTGACACAAATCAAGAACCATATGTGGGTATGGATTTTGAATCAGAAGAAGCTGCCAGAGCATTCTATAATAAGTATGCCAAACAAGAAGGATTTTTAACACGTGTATTATCATCCCGGAAGTCTGAGCGTGATAGGTCAATCATCTCCCGTGGACTTGGATGTAGAGGGGGTTCTGTTAACCGAAAGCAAGATGGGCAGCGAGAGGTTTGCACAGCAATGATTCTGTTGAAGAGAGAGAAGTCAGGGAGATGGGTGGTTAGGAAATTTGTGAGGGATCACAATCATCCATTGGTGGTTCAATTGCAAAAGAGTCATCGAATAATT gATGAGAAGGACAGGAAGATTCAGGAATTAACTGCAGAACTGCGAGTTAAGAAGCGATTAAGTTCAGCATATCGAGAACAGCTACTTAAACTAATGAAAGATGTTGAAGACCATAATGAGCACCTAAGAACAAAAGTAGAATTAGTTTTTGACAATTTAAGGGAGTTTGAAGCTAAAAGGAAAGAAGTTTCTGACCGTAAATAA
- the LOC126703833 gene encoding uncharacterized protein LOC126703833 has translation MGDFNEILFVEEKQGWLLRLKRQMQGFRDALDYCRLRDLGFNGFPFTWCNRRAGGQNVWIRLDRGVASVEWILRFPSSRIHHLDAFHSDHKPLLLCSDSEFKSFYKKGRPFCFEAMWLKDNSCEGVIRDSWDSRQQSVSVWGFTRKIMACQENLKVWNRTTFGHVRSALKRKMAELKEAEEGDCYRTNPGCIQLLRKEIGSL, from the coding sequence ATgggggattttaatgagattttgtTTGTTGAGGAGAAACAGGGATGGTTACTTAGATTGAAAAGACAAATGCAGGGGTTTAGGGATGCTCTCGACTACTGTAGATTGAGGGATTTGGGCTTCAATGGGTTCCCATTTACTTGGTGTAATAGAAGGGCGGGTGGACAGAATGTATGGATTCGGTTGGATAGAGGGGTGGCTTCAGTTGAGTGGATTTTGAGGTTCCCTTCATCTCGGATACATCACTTGGATGCTTTTCACTCTGATCATAAACCACTACTGCTTTGTTCGGATTCTGAGTTTAAAAGTTTCTATAAAAAAGGTAGGCCTTTCTGCTTTGAAGCTATGTGGTTGAAAGATAATTCTTGTGAGGGTGTAATTCGGGATTCCTGGGACTCTAGGCAGCAATCTGTTTCAGTATGGGGCTTCACAAGAAAAATAATGGCTTGCCAAGAAAACCTCAAAGTTTGGAATCGAACCACATTTGGTCATGTTCGGTCTGCTTTAAAGAGGAAGATGGCCGAATTGAAGGAAGCTGAAGAAGGGGATTGTTACAGAACTAACCCAGGCTGTATTCAGTTGCTTAGAAAGGAAATTGGTAGCCTTTAA